The genomic region TGCCGGTGCTCGCGCCGCTGCACCGCGAGGCGACGCTGACCCGGCTGGTGGTGTCGACGTACCAGGCCGTGTCCGGGTCCGGCGGCGCCGGCGTGCGCGAGCTCGAGGACCAGGCCCACGCCCTGGTCGACGGCGCCGGTCGGCTGGCCCGGGGCGCTCAGGGCATCACGCTGCCGCAGCCGCAGGTATACGCCGGGCCGATCGCCTTCAACGTGCTGCCGCTGGCCGGGTCGATCGTTGCCGACGGCACCGGCGAGACCGACGAGGAGCAGAAGCTCCGCAACGAGAGCCGCAAGATCCTGCACTTGCCCGACCTGCTGGTCGCCGGTACCTGCGTCCGGGTCCCGGTCTTCACCGGTCACTCGCTGAGCATCCACGCCGAGTTCGCCGAGCCGATCACGCCCGAGCGGGCCACCGAGCTGCTCGCGGCCGCGCCCGGTGTCGAGCTGGCCGAGCTGCCGACGCCGCTCGCCGCGGCCGGCCAGGACCCGTCGTACGTGGGCCGGATCCGGCAGGACCAGTCGGTGCCCGGCGGCCGGGGCCTGGTGCTCTTCGTCTCCAACGACAACCTGCGCAAGGGTGCCGCCCTGAACGCGGTCCAGATCGCGGAGCTGCTCGCTCAGCGCTGACGACCGCGCGCCCGGGGTGACCGTTGCAGGTGGCAGCGATCCCGGGCAGGCTGTCGGGAACGGACAGTAAGAGCAGGGCCACGGGCCGTGCCGGCATGTTGCGGAAACGTGATCGAGATGGTGCGCTCGGATGAGCCAGGCCCATGGCCACCACGCGTGCTCTCTATTACTCTCCGGTTACTGACCCCTGGGAGGCCAGCCATGAAGCCCGTTGCCGACGGTCCGCAACTCGCGTTGCTCAGTTCCCGCAAGGAACACCTCGCTCAGATGTTCCTCGACCGTGTCGCGGCCACTCCGAACCGGGAAGCCTTCCGCTACCCGTCCGGCGGTGGCTGGACGTCGGTCACCTGGCAGCAGACCGACGAGCTGGTACGCCGTCGCGGCGCCGGCCTGATCGCGCTCGGCGTCGAGCCCGAGCAGCGGGTCGCGGTCGCCGCGAACACCCGGCTCGAGTGGGTCCAGTGCTACCTCGCGGCCGTCGTCGCCGCGGCCGCCACGACCACGATCTACCCGACCACGATGTCCGCCGACGTGGCGTACATCGTCGCCGACGCCGAGGTGCAGGTCGTCTTCGCCGAGGACGCCAGCCAGGTCGCCAAGCTGCGCGAGCACCGGTCCGAGATCCCGTCGCTGCGCAAGATCGTGCTGATCGACGGCGAGCCCGAGCAGCAGGACGGCGACTGGGTGATCAGCCTCGCCACCCTCGACGAACTCGGCGCCCGGCACCTCGCCGACCATCCCGAGGCGATCGACGAGCGGATCGCGCAGATCAAGCCCGAGCACCTGTGCACGCTGGTCTACACCTCCGGCACCACCGGCCGCCCCAAGGGCGTCCGGCTGCCGCACTCGGTGTGGACCTACGAGGGTGCCGCGGTGGAAGGGATCCGGGTGCTCAGCCCGGACGACCTGCAGTACCTGTGGCTGCCGCTGTCGCACGTGTTCGGCCAGGTGCTGCTCGCGGTCCAGTTCCAGATCGGGTTCGCCACCGCGATCGACGGCCGGGTCGACAAGATCGTCGAGAACGCCGCCGTCGTCCAGCCGACCTTCATGGCCGCCGCGCCGCGCGTCTTCGAGAAGGCGCACGGCCGGATCGTCACGATGATGGAGGCCGAGGGCGGCGTCAAGGCGAAGCTGTTCCACTGGGCCTTCGGCGTCGGCCACGAAGTGTCCAAGCTGCGCCAGCAGGGCAAGGAGCCGACCGGCGCGCTGGCTGCGAAGTACCGGCTCGCGGACAAGCTGGTGCTGTCGAAGATCCGCGCCCGGTTCGGCGGCCGGATCCGCTTCTTCGTCTCCGGCTCCGCGGCCCTCGACAAGCGGCTGGCCGAATGGTTCCACGCCGCCGGGCTGCTGATCCTGGAGGGCTACGGCCTGTCCGAGACCGCGGCCGGCTCGACCTTGAACCGGCTCGACAACTATCGCCTCGGCAGCGTCGGACCGGTCTTCCCCGCCGCGGAGTTCAAGATCGCCGAGGACGGGGAGATCCTGATCAAGGGCCCCGGCGTGATGAGCGGCTACCACAACCTGCCCGAGCAGACCGCCGAGGTGATCGACGCCGACGGCTGGTTCCACACCGGCGACATCGGCCACTTCGAGGACGAGTTCCTCTTCATCACCGACCGCAAGAAGGACCTGTTCAAGACCTCCGGCGGCAAGTACGTCGCCCCGCAGGTGATCGAGGGCCGGTTCAAGATGATCTGCCCGTACGCCAGCCAGTTCCTGGTCCACGGTCACCAGCGCAACTTCGTCACCGCGCTGGTCACGCTCGACCCGGACGCGATCCAGGGCTGGGCCGAGGCCAACGGCCTGGGCGGCAAGCCGTACGCGGAGATCGTCACCTCCGACGCGGCCCGGGAGATGGTCCAGGGCTACGTCGACGAGCTCAACGCCGGGCTGAACCGGTGGGAGACGATCAAGAAGTTCACCATCCTCGACCGGGACCTCACCGTCGAGGGCGGCGAGATGACGCCGAGCCTGAAGCTCAAGCGCAAGTACGTCGAGACGCAGTACGGCGATCTGCTGGACAAGATGTACGACTGACCGGCGCTCGGCGGGCGGATGGGTCGCAAGGTCCCCCCGGTGGCTTGCCGGCGGCAGCGCTCAGCGCCCGCCGAGCTTGCCGGAGGCAACCGAAGTCTTTCCTCACAGGTTGCTTACGATCTTCGGTCCACGCCCGCGACCGGACGTACCCTGAAAAGGTGGACGCAGCCGGCAGGGGCGGTCGCAACCTCGTTCAGGCCGTGAACAGGTTCATCGGTTTGAGCGTACTGTCGGGTGCACTGGCAGCGGGGCTGGTGATTCCCCTGACAGGGCTGGTCGGCGTCGGGACGCAGAAGGTGTCCGACGCGGTCGAGAGCTTGCCGCAGGAGCTGACGACCGAGCCGTTGCAGGTGCGGAGCCGGATCTTCGCGGCCGACGGGAGTCTGATCGCCACGCTGTTCGCGCAGAACCGCGTGCCGGTTCCGCTGAACCGGGTCAGTCGGGTGATGCGGCAGGCGATCGTGGCGATCGAGGACGCGCGGTTCTACGAGCACGGCGCGCTCGACGCGAAGGGCACTGTGCGGGCGCTGATCCGGAACCAGACCGAGGGGTCGGTGCAGCAGGGTGGGTCGAGCATCAGCCAGCAGTACGTGAAGATGAGCCTGGTCGAGAAGGCCGCGACGGCGGAGCAACGCGCGGCGGCGACGGCGGTGACGTACCAGCGCAAGCTGACCGAGCTGCGGTACGCGATCGCGCTCGAGAAGGAACTGTCCAAGGACCAGATCCTGGAGCGGTACCTGAACCTCGCGAACTTCGGCGACGGCACATACGGTGTGGAGGCCGCCGCCCAGCACTACTTCCGCACGACCGCCGCGAAGCTCACCCTGCCGCAGGCCGCGCTGCTGGCCGGCCTGGTGAAGAACCCGACCGGCTACGACCCGACGAACGACGCCAAGCGGGCCAAGGACCGGCGCGACGTCGTCCTGCGCCGGATGGAGGAGCTCGGGGTGATCACCGCCGAGCAGGCAGACGACGCGATCCGGACCCCGGTCTTCGATCCGAAGAAGGTCCGAAAGGTGCCCAACGGCTGCGCGGGGGCGCGCTACCCGTTCTACTGTGCGTACGTCGTGTCGAAGCTGCTCCAGAACCCGGCGCTGGGCGCGACGCCGAAGGAGCGGGAACACTACCTGAAGACCGGCGGCCTGTCGGTGACGACGTCACTGGATCCGAGGATCCAGGCGGCCGCGCAGGCGTCGATCAACGAGTACACCAGCCCCCGCGACACCGCCGTCGCTGCGATCACCGTGATCGAGCCGGGCACCGGAGTGGTCAAGGGGATGGCCCAGAGCAGACCGTACGGCAACGGCAGGTACCAGACGGCGTACAACTACAACGTCGAGAAGTCGTACGCCGGTGGCTACGGCGGGTTCCAGAACGGGTCGACGATGAAGGCGTTCACGATCGCAGCGGCGATCGCGAAGGGTTACCCGATCGACTACCGGATCAACTCGCCGGCGCAGATCGACCTCAGTGGTCAGCCATTCCGGACGTGCAAGGGGTATACCAAGGATCCGGACTACCGCCCGCGGAACTCGACCACGAGCGGCGACCTGACCATGGTGGAAGCGGCCCGGGCGTCGACGAACACCTACTTCCTTCAGTTGTCGCAGCGGACCGGGCTGTGCGCGCCGGCCACCATGGCCGCGAAGCTGGGCCTGTACAACGCCCAGAGTCTGGGGGCTCTCGACCAGGTGGTGTCGTTCACCCTCGGCGTCGGCTACGTGACGCCGTTGATGCTGTCGAACGCGTACGCAACCTTCGCGGCCCGCGGCAAGTACTGCATGCCGGTGCTGGTCACCTCGGTCCGGGACAAGTCCGGTCGACCGATCAGCACCACGTCCCCGAGGTGCCGTCAGGTGATCGCGCCACAGGTCGCCGACGGTGTGAACAGGGTGCTCAGCGCCGTGATGGAACCCGGCGGTACTGGGGGCCGGCTCACCTTCGGCCGGTGGGATCTGGCCGGCAAGACCGGGACCATCCAGGACAACCGCGCGGTCTGGTACGCCGGCTACGCGCCGAATCTCGCCGCGGCGTCCGTGGTCGCCGACGCGAACCTGCCGTACACCGACCTGATGTACGGCCACACCCTCGGCGGCCGCGACATCGCCGACCCGACGGGCTCCGGCACGGCCGGCCCGCTGTGGAAGACCGCGATGGAACGAGCCATGCGAGGCCTGCCGCTGCGCCGCTTCACACCCCCGCCAGCCAAGATCCTCGGGGGCGAGAACACCGAACCCCCAGCCGGCAACGACGCAAGCCGCTAGGTCCGAGCCGCAGTGCCTCCGGAGGTGCGCGCAGCTGCCGACGGTAATTCCGCGACCGCCCTCCTCGCGCCCGCCGCCCAAGGATCACCGGATCGGGCGGAAGCCGCGGGGCTGACTCCAGCGTCCGCTCGCCGCCGGCAAACGCCCGCAGCGCCGTACGCAGCTTCTCGTCGAAAGCCCGAGGATCGAAGATCTCCGGCCAGGAGCGCACCGAGTGGTCAAGACGGAGGCCGGGCTTCGGCGGCGCTTCCGTGCGACTCCGTAGCATGGAGACGTGCCGTCGACATTGCCTGAGGGAGAGGTCGCGCCCCGGGACGGGGCGCTGCCGGTCGCTGCGGTGGCTGAGGCGGGGGCGCGGCCGTTCGGGTTCTACCTGCATGTGCCGTACTGCGCGTTCCGCTGCGGGTACTGCGACTTCAACACCTACACGGCCACGGAGCTCGGTGGGGGAGCGTCGCAGGCGTCGTACGCCGAGACGGCGGTGCAGGAGGTCCGGCTGGCTCGGCGGGTGTTGCCGGGGCTGGAGCGGCCGGTGGACACCGTCTTTTTCGGTGGCGGTACGCCGACGTTGCTGCCGGCGCGGGATCTCGGGCGGATGCTGGCGGCGGTGCGGGACGAGTTCGGGCTGGCGGCGGACGCCGAGGTGACGACCGAGGCGAACCCGGAGTCGGTGGACCAGCGGTACCTCGAGGAGTTGCTGGAGGCCGGGTTCACCCGGGTCAGCTTCGGCATGCAGAGCGCCTCCTCGCACGTGCTGCAGATCCTCGACCGCCGGCACACCCCGGGCCGGGCGCTGGAGGCGGTCAAGGAGGCGACGGCGGCGGGCTTCGAGCACGTGAACCTCGACCTGATCTACGGCACGCCGGGGGAGACGCTCGAGGACTGGCGGACGTCGCTGGAGTCGGCCTTGTCCGCCGCGCCGGACCACGTCAGCGCCTACGCGTTGATCGTCGAGGACGGCACCCAGTTGGCCCGGCGGGTTCGTCGTGGGGAGCTGCCGATGCCGGACGACGACGACCTCGCCGACAAGTACGTGCTGGCGGACGACCTGCTGACCCGCGCTGGCCTGTCCTGGTACGAGGTCTCCAACTGGGCCAGGACCGAGGACGCGCGCTGCCGCCACAACGAGCTCTACTGGCGCGGCGACACCTGGTGGGGCGTCGGCCCGGGCGCGCACAGCCACGTCGGCGGCGTGCGCTGGTGGAACGTCAAGCACCCGAGCGCGTACGCCGACCGGATGGCCGCGGGGGAGAGCCCGGCGTACGCGCGGGAGATCCTCGACGAGGAGACCCGGCGGGTGGAGCGCGTGCTGCTGGAGATCCGGCTGCGCGCGGGGCTGCCGCTGGATGTCCTGGACGCCGCCGGGCGGTCCGCCGTACCGGGGCTGGACGGTCTGGTGGACGAGCGGGACGGGCGGTTGGTGCTCACGCGGCGTGGTCGTCTGCTGGCCGACGCCGTGGTTCGTGACCTGCTTCCCTGAAACCGTTCCGGTTCGGACAAATCCGGCAAACTCGCAGGTAACCGAGCCGTCCGTCATCGATGTGGTGCACACCGTGACGAACCGCAGGGGTATGTCCTGAGCAAGCTGACTCTGTATCTCAGCGTGACGGTGTGGTCCTTGACACACTCGGCAGGCACGCTCGAAACTCGGGGACACTTCCGGACAACCGGAGAGCGCTCTCAACCCGTCCCCATGCACAGGGAGCAAGTCACATGCGGCCCATGGCCCGCTATCGCACCGCAGCCGTCGCCCTTGCCTGCAGCCTCACTCTGCTGGTCAGCGCGTGCGCCGGCGCCGACGACCCGGCCGGTGACGCGTCCGTGGACGCCGGCGACGGGCGGCCGGTGGAACTCACCATCGCCACCTTCAACGAGTTCGGCTACAGCGACCTCTACCGCGAGTACGAGGCGGCGCACCCGAACGTGAAGATCACCGAACGCCGGGCCGCCACCGTCGACGAGCACATCAAGAACCTGGAGACGAACCTGGCGTCCGGGTCCGGGATGGCCGACATCGAGGCGATGGAGGTCAGCTGGATCTACAAGTACCTGGCCAAGGCGGACAAGTTCGTCGACCTGCGCGACCACGGCGCGGACGAGCTGAAGTCGCGCTGGCTGGACTGGAAGGTCGCCAGCGCGACCACCTCGGACGGCAGGATCATCGGCTACGGCACCGACATCGGGCCGGAGGCGATCTGCTACCGCCGCGACCTGTTCGCCAGGGCGGGCCTGCCGACCGACCGCGCGGAGGTCGCCAAGCTGTTCCCGGACTGGACGTCGTACTTCGCCGCCGGCCGCCGGTTCAAGGCGAAGATGCCGAACTCGGCCTGGTTCGACTCCGCGGTGCTGACCTGGGAGGCGATGCGCAACCAGCTGATCCAGGCCTACTACTCCAACCAGGACCGCTACCTGGGCGACGAGAACGAGTTGCTGAAGCGGACCTGGGACCAGATCGTCGCCGCCACCGAGGACGGGCTGTCGGCCAAGCTGCCGGCCTGGAGCGACGCCTGGACCAAGGCGTTCCGCACCGACGCGTTCGCGACGATGGCCTGCCCGGGCTGGCTGCTCGGGGTGATCGCCGACAACGCGGGCACGTTCGGCAAGGGCAAGTGGGACGTCGCCGACGTCTTCCCCGGCGGTGGGGGGAACTGGGGCGGCTCCTACCTGACCGTGCCGACCCAGTCGACGCAGCCCGCGGAGGCCGCGAAGCTGGCCGCCTGGCTGACCGCACCGGAGCAGCAGATCAAGGTGTTCAAGAAGGTCGGTTCGTTCCCGTCGACCGTCGACGCCTACGAGTCCGAGCAGGTCACCGCGCAGGTGAACCCGTACTTCAACAACGCGCCGGTCGGCAAGATCTTCGTCAACCGGGCGAACAACGTGATCCTCAAGCAGCACAAGGGTCCGCGCGACGGTGAGATCAACCAGGTCTTCACCGAGGCGCTGGCCCGGGTGGACGAGGGCAAGCAGTCGTCGTCGGCCGCCTGGAAGCAGGCGCTGCGCGAAGCCGACAAGGCCGCCAACACCCGCGTCGGTAACTAGGCACCAGAACGCCTCACCCGCCGCGTAACCCTACCCCGAGCCTGTCGGCCGCCGTTCCGGCTCGTCGCGGCGGGAAATGTGCGCGGCGGAGGGTGTCGACGTACTACCGTGTGGAGGTCATGTCGCGTAGGGGAGGTCCCATGGCATTCGAGGGTCACGGCGGTGGGACTCCGACCTTGGAGCAGGTGGCCGCGCTGGCCGGGGTGTCACGGGCGACCGTGTCCCGGGTGGTGAACGGGTCCCCGAAGGTGCTGCCGGACACGGTGGCCGCGGTCGAGCGGGCGATCGGCCAACTGGGCTATGTGCCGAACCGGGCCGCCCGGGCGCTGGTGACGCGCCGTACCGACTCGGTCGCGCTGGTGGTGCCGGAGCCGGACAGCCGGGTCTTCTCCGACCCGTTCTTCGCCGGCATCCTGCGGGGCGTGAGCATGACGCTCGCCCCGACGTCGTCACAGCTGGTGCTGCTGATCGAGCCGGCCGAGGGCGACGACCAGCGGCTGCTGCGGTACTTGCGTGGCGGTCACGTCGACGGCGCGATCATCGTCAGCCACCACGGCCGCGACAACGTGCTGCAGGAGCTCGCCCAGCTGCCGCTGCCGATCGTCTTCAGCGCCCGGCCGCTCGGGGTCGAGGTGCCGGTGGCCAGCGTCGACGTCGACAACGTCGCCGGCGCCCGGACCGCGGTCGAGTACCTGCTGTCCAAGGGGCGGCGCAAGCTCGGCACGATCGCGGGCCCGCTCGACATGACCGCGGGCATCGACCGGCTGACCGGCTACCAGCAGGTCGCCGAGGAGGCCGGCTTGCCGCAGGCCGTTGCCTACGGCGACTTCACCGCCGAGGGCGGCGAGCAGGCCGCGATCCGGCTGCTCGACGAGCACCCGGAGCTGGACGGCATCTTCGTGGCCAACGACCTGATGGCGACCGCGACCCTGCGGGTGCTGTCGGAGCGCGGCCGGCGGGTGCCGGACGAGGTCGCGGTGATCGGGTTCGACGACTCGGTGGTCGCGACCACGACCACGCCGCAGC from Kribbella flavida DSM 17836 harbors:
- a CDS encoding AMP-dependent synthetase/ligase, with product MKPVADGPQLALLSSRKEHLAQMFLDRVAATPNREAFRYPSGGGWTSVTWQQTDELVRRRGAGLIALGVEPEQRVAVAANTRLEWVQCYLAAVVAAAATTTIYPTTMSADVAYIVADAEVQVVFAEDASQVAKLREHRSEIPSLRKIVLIDGEPEQQDGDWVISLATLDELGARHLADHPEAIDERIAQIKPEHLCTLVYTSGTTGRPKGVRLPHSVWTYEGAAVEGIRVLSPDDLQYLWLPLSHVFGQVLLAVQFQIGFATAIDGRVDKIVENAAVVQPTFMAAAPRVFEKAHGRIVTMMEAEGGVKAKLFHWAFGVGHEVSKLRQQGKEPTGALAAKYRLADKLVLSKIRARFGGRIRFFVSGSAALDKRLAEWFHAAGLLILEGYGLSETAAGSTLNRLDNYRLGSVGPVFPAAEFKIAEDGEILIKGPGVMSGYHNLPEQTAEVIDADGWFHTGDIGHFEDEFLFITDRKKDLFKTSGGKYVAPQVIEGRFKMICPYASQFLVHGHQRNFVTALVTLDPDAIQGWAEANGLGGKPYAEIVTSDAAREMVQGYVDELNAGLNRWETIKKFTILDRDLTVEGGEMTPSLKLKRKYVETQYGDLLDKMYD
- a CDS encoding LacI family DNA-binding transcriptional regulator, which produces MAFEGHGGGTPTLEQVAALAGVSRATVSRVVNGSPKVLPDTVAAVERAIGQLGYVPNRAARALVTRRTDSVALVVPEPDSRVFSDPFFAGILRGVSMTLAPTSSQLVLLIEPAEGDDQRLLRYLRGGHVDGAIIVSHHGRDNVLQELAQLPLPIVFSARPLGVEVPVASVDVDNVAGARTAVEYLLSKGRRKLGTIAGPLDMTAGIDRLTGYQQVAEEAGLPQAVAYGDFTAEGGEQAAIRLLDEHPELDGIFVANDLMATATLRVLSERGRRVPDEVAVIGFDDSVVATTTTPQLTTIRQPVERLGARLAELLLAKIGGADLTSPEIYATELIIRGSA
- the hemW gene encoding radical SAM family heme chaperone HemW, which codes for MPSTLPEGEVAPRDGALPVAAVAEAGARPFGFYLHVPYCAFRCGYCDFNTYTATELGGGASQASYAETAVQEVRLARRVLPGLERPVDTVFFGGGTPTLLPARDLGRMLAAVRDEFGLAADAEVTTEANPESVDQRYLEELLEAGFTRVSFGMQSASSHVLQILDRRHTPGRALEAVKEATAAGFEHVNLDLIYGTPGETLEDWRTSLESALSAAPDHVSAYALIVEDGTQLARRVRRGELPMPDDDDLADKYVLADDLLTRAGLSWYEVSNWARTEDARCRHNELYWRGDTWWGVGPGAHSHVGGVRWWNVKHPSAYADRMAAGESPAYAREILDEETRRVERVLLEIRLRAGLPLDVLDAAGRSAVPGLDGLVDERDGRLVLTRRGRLLADAVVRDLLP
- a CDS encoding aspartate-semialdehyde dehydrogenase, which gives rise to MRVGVFGATGQVGGVMRELLVERDFPVDEIRYFASARSAGTQLPFGDDKITVEDSATADFAGLDLALFSNGKTASKELAPKVAAAGAVVVDNSSGWRMDPEVPLVVAEVNPGDLDVLPKGIVANPNCTTMAAMPVLAPLHREATLTRLVVSTYQAVSGSGGAGVRELEDQAHALVDGAGRLARGAQGITLPQPQVYAGPIAFNVLPLAGSIVADGTGETDEEQKLRNESRKILHLPDLLVAGTCVRVPVFTGHSLSIHAEFAEPITPERATELLAAAPGVELAELPTPLAAAGQDPSYVGRIRQDQSVPGGRGLVLFVSNDNLRKGAALNAVQIAELLAQR
- a CDS encoding transglycosylase domain-containing protein, producing MSVLSGALAAGLVIPLTGLVGVGTQKVSDAVESLPQELTTEPLQVRSRIFAADGSLIATLFAQNRVPVPLNRVSRVMRQAIVAIEDARFYEHGALDAKGTVRALIRNQTEGSVQQGGSSISQQYVKMSLVEKAATAEQRAAATAVTYQRKLTELRYAIALEKELSKDQILERYLNLANFGDGTYGVEAAAQHYFRTTAAKLTLPQAALLAGLVKNPTGYDPTNDAKRAKDRRDVVLRRMEELGVITAEQADDAIRTPVFDPKKVRKVPNGCAGARYPFYCAYVVSKLLQNPALGATPKEREHYLKTGGLSVTTSLDPRIQAAAQASINEYTSPRDTAVAAITVIEPGTGVVKGMAQSRPYGNGRYQTAYNYNVEKSYAGGYGGFQNGSTMKAFTIAAAIAKGYPIDYRINSPAQIDLSGQPFRTCKGYTKDPDYRPRNSTTSGDLTMVEAARASTNTYFLQLSQRTGLCAPATMAAKLGLYNAQSLGALDQVVSFTLGVGYVTPLMLSNAYATFAARGKYCMPVLVTSVRDKSGRPISTTSPRCRQVIAPQVADGVNRVLSAVMEPGGTGGRLTFGRWDLAGKTGTIQDNRAVWYAGYAPNLAAASVVADANLPYTDLMYGHTLGGRDIADPTGSGTAGPLWKTAMERAMRGLPLRRFTPPPAKILGGENTEPPAGNDASR
- a CDS encoding ABC transporter substrate-binding protein, producing the protein MARYRTAAVALACSLTLLVSACAGADDPAGDASVDAGDGRPVELTIATFNEFGYSDLYREYEAAHPNVKITERRAATVDEHIKNLETNLASGSGMADIEAMEVSWIYKYLAKADKFVDLRDHGADELKSRWLDWKVASATTSDGRIIGYGTDIGPEAICYRRDLFARAGLPTDRAEVAKLFPDWTSYFAAGRRFKAKMPNSAWFDSAVLTWEAMRNQLIQAYYSNQDRYLGDENELLKRTWDQIVAATEDGLSAKLPAWSDAWTKAFRTDAFATMACPGWLLGVIADNAGTFGKGKWDVADVFPGGGGNWGGSYLTVPTQSTQPAEAAKLAAWLTAPEQQIKVFKKVGSFPSTVDAYESEQVTAQVNPYFNNAPVGKIFVNRANNVILKQHKGPRDGEINQVFTEALARVDEGKQSSSAAWKQALREADKAANTRVGN